The proteins below are encoded in one region of Thermococcus peptonophilus:
- a CDS encoding MBL fold metallo-hydrolase, which produces MKTIWYGHSCFWIETKGVKFLIDPYPEVDDDRIGDVDYILITHEHTDHYGKVELLSRLRDATVIGPKQVYLMAVAEGVTKAREIDSGQTIELENGVKVTAIYVEHPSSQYPLGYIIEGDKTVFHPGDTYSTPAFQRLRGKIDVLLVPISGRSTANEREAAQIIEDIRPRIVIPMHYGVYNDEDPSKLESELRKRRIWVRFIEPELYKEIEV; this is translated from the coding sequence ATGAAGACCATATGGTACGGTCATTCCTGCTTCTGGATAGAGACGAAGGGAGTGAAGTTCCTCATAGACCCGTATCCGGAGGTTGACGACGACAGGATAGGTGACGTGGACTACATCCTGATAACCCACGAGCACACGGACCATTATGGAAAAGTCGAACTGCTCTCAAGGCTCAGGGATGCAACTGTCATAGGGCCGAAGCAGGTGTACCTTATGGCGGTAGCCGAGGGCGTCACCAAGGCGAGGGAGATTGACTCCGGGCAGACAATAGAGCTCGAAAACGGCGTCAAGGTTACTGCAATCTACGTTGAGCATCCTTCAAGCCAATACCCTCTCGGTTACATAATTGAGGGCGACAAAACGGTTTTTCACCCGGGTGACACGTACTCAACGCCCGCCTTCCAGAGGCTGAGGGGGAAGATTGACGTCCTCCTAGTGCCGATCAGCGGCCGTTCCACAGCAAACGAGAGAGAAGCAGCGCAGATAATCGAGGACATCAGGCCCAGAATAGTCATACCAATGCACTACGGAGTTTACAACGATGAAGATCCGTCGAAGCTTGAGAGCGAGCTGAGAAAGAGAAGGATATGGGTTCGCTTTATAGAGCCAGAGCTGTACAAGGAAATCGAGGTTTGA
- a CDS encoding DUF402 domain-containing protein, which yields MSTDTRPTVRIRGIYSTALTKLFLDRGFGISQPSNKIVERFGLEKTYDDFDVDIYDKKDRHGVVLVGDAVEEAKKVLEEELIDVFFRRLPYQLYGIYKGLVVKVDGKYVYVDLGSAIGTLSRKELPNAVEGDEILVQVKKHNFLPHLSTTLTIPGDYAVLIPKPIGAQRHVKISRKIRDNQERERLRILGLSIDLGRWGVLWRTAAAYKDWNLLRDEIVRLSKLADRLAKADTYFAPSLIIEGRNIYEVEFGGGAKRKLDEIRNKVVPTVEGHHQLKAKDPELGFAVEIAEGILSKVPGQRVKVNQGFWEALVENKGPKKGWLFTLEHVKPDGQRIRIGPGEVLEVSHNPLRVTIKRHLKPGKFYDGLELPIEFGDYAITELEAGKWWFVHRYYDKNGNLKGEYYNINTPVEIYPDGARYVDLEVDIVKWPDGKKEIIDQEELKEHYEEGIISEKLYRAVLRITQEVFERI from the coding sequence GTGTCTACAGACACAAGGCCTACAGTCAGGATTAGGGGGATATACAGCACTGCCCTGACGAAGCTCTTCCTCGACAGGGGCTTCGGCATCAGCCAGCCGAGCAACAAGATCGTCGAGCGCTTCGGCCTCGAGAAGACCTACGATGACTTCGACGTTGACATCTACGATAAGAAGGACAGACACGGGGTTGTGCTCGTGGGGGATGCCGTTGAAGAGGCCAAGAAGGTTCTTGAAGAAGAGCTCATTGACGTCTTTTTTAGAAGACTCCCGTACCAGCTCTACGGCATCTACAAGGGGCTTGTTGTGAAAGTCGATGGGAAGTACGTTTATGTTGACCTTGGGAGTGCGATAGGAACCCTCTCAAGGAAGGAACTTCCGAATGCAGTTGAGGGAGATGAAATACTCGTTCAGGTCAAGAAGCACAACTTTCTGCCACACCTGAGCACTACTCTCACCATACCGGGTGACTATGCCGTCCTCATACCGAAGCCCATAGGGGCACAGAGACACGTCAAGATATCGAGGAAGATAAGGGACAACCAGGAGCGTGAGAGGCTCAGGATTCTGGGCCTCAGCATAGACCTCGGCAGGTGGGGAGTTCTCTGGAGGACTGCAGCCGCCTATAAGGACTGGAACCTTCTCAGGGACGAGATTGTGAGGCTCTCTAAGCTCGCTGACAGGCTAGCAAAGGCTGACACATACTTCGCCCCATCACTGATAATTGAGGGCAGGAACATCTATGAAGTGGAGTTCGGCGGCGGGGCGAAGAGAAAGCTCGACGAGATAAGGAACAAGGTCGTTCCAACTGTTGAGGGCCACCACCAGCTCAAGGCCAAAGACCCGGAGCTTGGCTTTGCCGTTGAGATAGCCGAGGGAATACTCTCAAAGGTTCCCGGTCAGAGAGTCAAGGTGAACCAGGGCTTCTGGGAGGCGCTCGTGGAGAACAAGGGGCCTAAGAAGGGCTGGCTCTTCACCCTTGAGCACGTCAAGCCCGATGGGCAGAGGATCAGGATAGGGCCTGGAGAGGTCTTGGAGGTCTCCCACAACCCGCTCAGGGTCACAATAAAGAGACACCTCAAGCCGGGCAAGTTCTACGACGGCCTTGAGCTTCCGATTGAGTTTGGAGATTATGCCATAACCGAGCTCGAAGCTGGAAAGTGGTGGTTCGTGCACAGGTATTACGACAAGAACGGCAACCTGAAGGGTGAGTACTACAACATAAACACGCCCGTTGAGATATATCCTGACGGGGCTCGCTACGTTGACCTCGAAGTTGATATAGTTAAGTGGCCAGACGGCAAGAAGGAGATAATCGACCAGGAGGAGCTCAAGGAGCACTACGAAGAGGGCATCATCAGTGAGAAGCTCTACAGGGCCGTGCTCAGGATAACGCAGGAGGTATTTGAGAGGATTTAG
- a CDS encoding DUF835 domain-containing protein — protein MLNPIDFKGFIAGWLLLLGALISIYWALYYYKKVPGPWKSLARRTLISLLLFGLGSVSAIIDSLTPRPLWFLMVIFYTLSYIAILSTIFLSLRAAATSIEKPGGVKERSTASKTPERNETREKELPLHSGYSIRKEPSPQLFYLLKKVSKGLIVVSRKSREEWIEKFGVHPDEFLWLSRADVENSIDPSKLHVIQGKVLQFMEQRGSVVVYFDGLEYLTLYNDFPSVAKFLFAVKDMVMIKNSLMLIHIPEGIFDKKQEIILLREFEEIEEDELIKKLSQVLPPDKTDELALFGVISPTTKEREAEDAGDKSPEEGSRVNKEEAQKAQTLRREETTEEGK, from the coding sequence ATGCTCAACCCGATTGATTTTAAGGGCTTCATAGCGGGATGGTTGCTACTTCTCGGAGCACTCATTAGCATATACTGGGCGTTGTACTACTACAAAAAAGTCCCAGGACCGTGGAAGAGCCTCGCCAGAAGAACTCTCATCTCGCTTCTGCTCTTTGGCTTGGGCTCCGTGAGTGCAATTATAGACTCACTAACCCCAAGGCCCCTCTGGTTTTTGATGGTAATATTCTACACCCTTTCATATATTGCTATTTTATCCACAATATTCCTGAGTTTAAGAGCAGCAGCAACTAGTATTGAGAAACCGGGAGGGGTTAAAGAACGAAGCACAGCTTCAAAAACTCCAGAAAGAAATGAGACCAGAGAAAAAGAGCTTCCCCTACATAGTGGATACTCAATTCGCAAAGAACCATCTCCCCAGTTATTCTACCTGCTCAAGAAAGTCTCCAAGGGGCTGATAGTCGTCAGCAGAAAATCCCGCGAAGAGTGGATCGAGAAGTTTGGAGTTCACCCTGACGAGTTCCTATGGTTATCAAGGGCAGACGTTGAGAACTCCATTGACCCCTCAAAACTCCACGTTATCCAGGGGAAGGTTCTCCAGTTCATGGAGCAGCGTGGATCAGTCGTTGTGTACTTTGATGGACTGGAGTATCTAACCCTCTACAACGACTTCCCCTCAGTGGCCAAGTTTCTCTTCGCAGTCAAGGACATGGTAATGATTAAAAACTCACTCATGCTCATCCACATTCCAGAGGGCATCTTCGACAAAAAACAGGAGATTATACTGCTCAGGGAGTTTGAAGAGATAGAAGAAGATGAACTCATAAAAAAGCTCAGTCAGGTTTTACCCCCTGACAAAACCGACGAACTGGCATTGTTTGGCGTCATTTCCCCAACAACAAAGGAACGGGAGGCCGAAGATGCTGGCGATAAAAGTCCCGAAGAGGGAAGCCGAGTCAATAAAGAGGAAGCTCAAAAAGCTCAAACTCTACGACGGGAAGAGACGACCGAAGAGGGAAAATGA
- a CDS encoding DUF1614 domain-containing protein, giving the protein MGKRGPQRLALFFPALRWPVLLLLGLFLVVVFAFFSGAVLVAFQRLGLPLGVALTMFIFALIGSFINIPIAEERAYEPVIKLREVSFFGFLYPIPYFEMEERRMIISINVGGALVPLSIVLYELIRIAMLGQYDLLFNTTLAVLIAALICNAVSVPVRGVGIAMPSIVPPLVAVLLGWLLGDGNPTLVAYVSGTLGALLGADIMNWGKLKYLGAPMVSIGGAGTFDGVFLAGVIAVLLV; this is encoded by the coding sequence ATGGGCAAACGTGGTCCTCAAAGATTAGCCCTCTTTTTCCCAGCCCTCCGCTGGCCTGTTCTCCTGCTCCTCGGCCTCTTTCTGGTAGTTGTGTTTGCTTTCTTCTCTGGGGCAGTTCTCGTTGCGTTCCAGAGGCTGGGACTCCCGCTAGGAGTGGCCCTTACGATGTTCATCTTTGCCCTCATTGGGAGCTTCATAAACATCCCGATAGCAGAGGAGAGAGCTTATGAACCCGTTATCAAATTGAGAGAAGTCAGCTTCTTTGGATTCCTTTACCCAATTCCGTACTTTGAGATGGAAGAGCGGAGAATGATAATCTCGATAAACGTCGGCGGTGCGCTGGTTCCGCTGAGCATAGTCCTCTACGAGCTTATTCGAATTGCAATGCTGGGACAGTACGACCTACTCTTCAACACCACCCTTGCAGTCCTGATAGCGGCGCTCATATGCAACGCGGTCTCTGTACCAGTTAGGGGTGTAGGCATAGCAATGCCTTCAATTGTACCACCTCTCGTTGCAGTCCTCCTCGGGTGGCTGCTTGGGGATGGAAACCCAACCCTGGTTGCCTACGTCAGCGGAACCCTTGGTGCCCTCCTTGGAGCGGACATAATGAACTGGGGGAAGCTGAAGTACCTCGGTGCTCCAATGGTTAGCATAGGTGGAGCGGGCACTTTCGATGGTGTGTTCTTGGCGGGGGTTATTGCCGTCCTCCTGGTATGA
- a CDS encoding ASCH domain-containing protein yields the protein MMTEKKKGLIVREPYATLIVEGEKVWEIRKSRTKIRGEVLIISNGKAIGKAELVDVLGPFSPEELAEYFDKHRAKPEFLKEYSNGKPLYAWVFKNAEKFEKPKEVEMAKGVQIWANVVLKD from the coding sequence ATGATGACTGAGAAGAAGAAAGGACTGATAGTTAGGGAGCCATACGCGACCCTCATCGTTGAGGGCGAGAAGGTGTGGGAGATACGAAAGTCTAGGACGAAGATAAGAGGAGAGGTGCTCATCATAAGCAATGGGAAGGCCATAGGAAAGGCAGAGCTCGTAGACGTTCTGGGGCCTTTTTCTCCAGAGGAGCTTGCAGAGTACTTTGATAAGCACCGAGCCAAGCCTGAATTCTTGAAGGAATATTCCAATGGAAAACCGCTCTACGCGTGGGTCTTTAAGAACGCTGAGAAGTTTGAGAAGCCGAAGGAAGTTGAGATGGCCAAGGGGGTCCAGATATGGGCAAACGTGGTCCTCAAAGATTAG
- the moaA gene encoding GTP 3',8-cyclase MoaA, translating into MLYDRFGRPVTNLRISLTQECNYRCFFCHREGQRFLAKNELTPEEIERLVRIASRLGIRKVKLTGGEPTVREDIIEIVRRIKPYVIDLSMTTNGSRLKELAKPLAKAGLDRVNVSLHSLKPEVYKRITGVGGLEVVLEGIEEAVKYLSPVKLNMTVMKGLNDGEIWDMVNFAAKTGTILQLIELEAPREMTETPFFRKYFYPLKPVEEKLEKLAVETRERRMHRRKKYFIPTEYGIAEVEVVRAMHNTVFCANCTRLRVTSNGKFKTCLLRNNDLIDFVSTMRKGASDNEIVEIFKKAVLMREPYWK; encoded by the coding sequence GTGCTCTACGACCGCTTCGGCAGGCCAGTAACGAACCTCAGGATTTCGCTCACGCAGGAGTGCAACTACCGCTGCTTCTTCTGCCACCGGGAAGGCCAGAGGTTTCTGGCGAAAAACGAGCTTACTCCCGAGGAAATAGAGCGCCTCGTCAGGATCGCTTCAAGGCTCGGAATACGAAAGGTCAAACTGACAGGCGGCGAGCCAACGGTAAGGGAAGATATAATTGAAATCGTGAGGAGAATAAAGCCCTACGTCATCGACCTCAGCATGACGACCAATGGGAGCAGGCTGAAGGAACTGGCGAAGCCTCTAGCCAAGGCTGGCCTCGACAGGGTAAACGTATCCCTCCACAGCCTAAAGCCAGAAGTTTACAAGAGGATAACCGGCGTTGGTGGGCTTGAGGTCGTTCTTGAGGGCATTGAGGAGGCCGTGAAGTACCTCTCTCCCGTGAAGCTTAACATGACAGTCATGAAGGGCCTGAACGATGGCGAAATCTGGGACATGGTAAACTTCGCGGCGAAGACTGGAACGATTCTTCAGTTAATAGAGCTTGAGGCTCCAAGGGAGATGACTGAGACGCCCTTTTTTAGGAAGTACTTCTACCCTCTCAAGCCCGTTGAAGAGAAGCTGGAAAAGCTCGCAGTTGAAACAAGGGAAAGGCGGATGCACAGGAGGAAGAAATATTTCATTCCAACTGAGTACGGCATAGCCGAGGTGGAAGTTGTTCGCGCAATGCACAACACTGTCTTCTGCGCCAACTGTACGAGACTGAGAGTAACTTCAAACGGCAAGTTCAAGACCTGCCTGCTGAGGAACAATGACCTCATAGACTTTGTTTCCACCATGAGAAAGGGGGCTAGCGACAATGAAATAGTAGAGATTTTCAAAAAGGCCGTTCTCATGAGGGAGCCGTACTGGAAATGA
- a CDS encoding replication factor C large subunit, which translates to MTEVPWIEKYRPRKLSEIVNQNKAIEQVRAWVEAWLHGNPPKKKALILAGPPGTGKTTTVYALAHEYGFEVIELNASDERTYEKIERYVQAAYTMDILGKRRKLIFLDEADNIEPSGAREIAKLIDKARNPIIMSANHYWEVPREIRNRAQIVEYKRLTQRDIIKALVRILKREGKNVPKEVLYEIAKRANGDLRAAINDLQTVVTGGVEDAVEVLAYRDTEKSVFQALAQLFATDNAKRAKMAVLGVDMFPNELLQWIDENVPYVYYKPEDIARAYEAISRADIYLGRAQRTGNYGLWKYATDMMTAGVAVAGVKKKGFVKIYPPKTIKLLTESKEERSLRDSIIKKIMSEMHMAKPEAIETLRYLRVIFENNPDLAAHFVVFLDLSEKEVEFITGDKEKAKTIWAKSMNIEKKLKKEGELEARAREAERKVEEAKEEAIEAEEAEEELEEVKEEELTEEDLEEAEEEVEAVGKGEKSEKEKPKKGKQATLFDFLKK; encoded by the coding sequence ATGACGGAAGTCCCGTGGATTGAAAAATACCGGCCGAGGAAGCTCAGCGAGATAGTGAACCAGAACAAGGCCATAGAGCAGGTTAGGGCGTGGGTTGAAGCCTGGCTCCATGGAAACCCGCCGAAGAAGAAAGCGCTGATCCTTGCGGGACCGCCGGGAACGGGCAAAACGACGACTGTCTATGCTTTAGCCCATGAGTACGGCTTCGAGGTCATCGAGCTCAACGCGAGTGACGAGAGGACGTATGAGAAGATAGAGCGCTACGTTCAGGCCGCATATACCATGGACATCCTCGGAAAGAGGAGGAAGCTGATATTCCTTGATGAGGCCGACAACATTGAGCCCTCTGGGGCACGGGAGATAGCGAAGCTCATCGACAAGGCAAGAAACCCGATAATAATGAGCGCCAACCACTACTGGGAAGTCCCCAGAGAGATACGCAACAGGGCGCAGATAGTCGAGTACAAGAGGCTGACGCAGAGGGACATAATAAAGGCCCTCGTGAGAATACTCAAGCGCGAAGGGAAGAACGTCCCAAAGGAAGTCTTATACGAGATAGCCAAGAGGGCGAACGGCGATCTGAGGGCGGCAATAAACGACCTCCAGACCGTCGTTACTGGTGGAGTCGAGGACGCCGTTGAAGTCCTGGCTTACCGCGATACTGAGAAAAGTGTTTTCCAGGCGCTGGCCCAGCTGTTCGCAACGGACAACGCCAAGAGGGCAAAGATGGCGGTGCTTGGCGTGGATATGTTTCCAAACGAACTCCTCCAGTGGATAGATGAGAACGTGCCCTACGTCTACTACAAGCCCGAGGACATAGCCAGAGCGTATGAAGCCATCAGCAGAGCTGATATATACCTTGGCAGAGCTCAGAGGACTGGGAACTACGGCCTCTGGAAGTACGCAACCGACATGATGACGGCTGGGGTTGCCGTTGCCGGCGTCAAGAAGAAGGGCTTCGTTAAAATCTATCCGCCTAAGACGATAAAGCTCCTCACTGAGAGCAAGGAGGAGCGCTCGCTAAGAGATTCAATAATCAAGAAGATAATGAGCGAGATGCACATGGCAAAGCCCGAGGCAATAGAAACCCTCCGCTACCTCAGGGTTATCTTCGAGAACAACCCGGATTTGGCGGCCCACTTCGTCGTCTTCCTCGACCTCAGCGAGAAAGAAGTTGAGTTCATAACCGGGGACAAGGAGAAGGCGAAGACGATATGGGCTAAGAGTATGAATATCGAGAAGAAGCTGAAGAAGGAGGGCGAGCTTGAGGCGAGGGCGAGGGAAGCCGAAAGAAAGGTGGAAGAGGCCAAGGAGGAAGCCATAGAAGCCGAAGAAGCTGAAGAAGAACTTGAAGAAGTCAAGGAAGAGGAGCTAACCGAGGAGGATCTTGAGGAGGCCGAGGAAGAAGTAGAGGCCGTGGGAAAGGGAGAAAAGTCCGAGAAGGAGAAGCCCAAAAAGGGCAAGCAGGCAACACTGTTCGACTTCCTGAAGAAGTGA
- a CDS encoding replication factor C small subunit — translation MPEEVKEVKILEKPWVEEYRPQRLDDIVGQDHIVKRLKHYVKTGSMPHLLFAGPPGVGKTTAALALARELFGENWRHNFLELNASDERGINVIREKVKEFARTKPIGGASFKIIFLDEADALTQDAQQALRRTMEMFSNNVRFILSCNYSSKIIEPIQSRCAIFRFRPLRDEDIAKRIKYIAENEGLELTEEGLQAILYVAEGDLRRAINVLQAAAALDTRITDENVFLVASRARPEDVREMMTLALEGNFLKAREKLRDILLRQGLSGEDVLIQMHKEVFNLPIPEDKKVALADKIGEYNFRLVEGANEMIQLEALLAQFTIMGK, via the coding sequence ATGCCAGAGGAAGTGAAAGAAGTTAAGATTCTTGAAAAGCCGTGGGTTGAGGAGTATAGGCCGCAAAGGCTCGACGATATAGTCGGTCAGGATCACATAGTCAAGAGGTTGAAGCACTACGTTAAAACCGGCTCGATGCCGCACCTTCTATTCGCAGGCCCCCCTGGTGTCGGGAAGACTACGGCCGCTCTGGCGTTAGCCAGAGAGCTCTTTGGCGAGAACTGGAGGCACAACTTCCTAGAGCTGAATGCGTCGGATGAGCGTGGCATAAACGTCATCAGGGAGAAGGTGAAGGAGTTCGCGAGAACGAAGCCGATAGGCGGCGCGAGCTTCAAGATAATATTCCTTGACGAGGCAGATGCCCTCACACAGGACGCTCAGCAGGCCCTCAGAAGGACGATGGAGATGTTCTCGAACAACGTCCGCTTTATTCTGAGCTGTAACTACTCCTCAAAGATCATCGAACCCATACAGTCGAGGTGCGCCATCTTCCGCTTCAGGCCGCTCCGCGACGAGGACATAGCGAAGCGCATCAAGTACATAGCTGAAAACGAGGGTCTCGAGCTCACCGAGGAAGGCCTACAGGCGATACTCTACGTCGCTGAGGGAGACCTTAGGAGGGCAATCAACGTTCTTCAGGCTGCTGCCGCCCTCGACACAAGGATAACCGACGAGAACGTCTTCCTCGTTGCCAGCAGGGCGAGGCCTGAGGATGTGCGCGAGATGATGACCTTAGCTCTGGAGGGCAACTTCCTGAAGGCGAGAGAGAAGCTCAGGGATATCCTGTTAAGGCAGGGCCTCAGCGGTGAAGATGTCCTCATCCAGATGCACAAGGAGGTATTCAACCTCCCTATTCCGGAGGACAAGAAGGTTGCTCTGGCCGACAAGATAGGAGAGTACAACTTCCGCCTTGTTGAGGGGGCCAACGAGATGATACAGCTCGAGGCTCTCCTTGCCCAGTTCACGATTATGGGTAAGTGA
- the radB gene encoding DNA repair and recombination protein RadB produces MLSTGTKSLDSLLGGGFAPGVLTQVYGPYASGKTTLALQTGLLSGKKVAYVDTEGGFSPERLAQMAEIRGLNPEEALSRFILFTPSDFKEQRRVIGSLKKTVDSNFALVVVDSITAHYRAEENRSGLIAELSRQLQVLLWIARKHNIPVIVINQVHFDSRTEMTKPVAEQTLGYRCKDILRLDRLPKPGLRVAVLERHRFRPEELMAYFRITEKGIEDVE; encoded by the coding sequence ATGCTCTCAACGGGCACCAAGAGCCTGGACAGTCTTCTCGGGGGCGGGTTCGCTCCCGGGGTCTTAACCCAGGTTTATGGACCTTATGCGAGCGGTAAGACGACCCTGGCCCTGCAGACCGGCCTGCTTAGTGGAAAAAAAGTAGCATATGTCGATACTGAGGGCGGTTTTTCTCCCGAAAGACTTGCCCAGATGGCCGAGATAAGAGGGTTAAACCCCGAAGAGGCCCTCTCAAGGTTCATTCTGTTCACCCCTTCAGATTTCAAGGAGCAGAGGCGCGTCATAGGTTCTCTGAAAAAGACCGTGGACAGCAACTTTGCACTTGTCGTCGTTGATTCAATAACCGCTCACTATAGAGCAGAGGAAAACAGAAGCGGTCTGATAGCGGAGCTGAGCAGACAGCTTCAGGTTCTCCTGTGGATAGCCCGGAAGCACAACATACCGGTAATAGTCATTAACCAGGTTCACTTCGACAGCAGAACCGAGATGACAAAGCCCGTCGCCGAGCAGACCCTTGGCTACCGCTGTAAGGACATCCTCCGCCTCGATAGACTGCCAAAGCCAGGACTAAGGGTGGCAGTTCTTGAGAGGCACCGCTTCAGACCCGAAGAGCTTATGGCATATTTCAGGATAACGGAGAAGGGGATAGAGGACGTTGAGTGA
- the taw22 gene encoding tRNA (guanine(37)-N1)/4-demethylwyosine(37)-methyltransferase Taw22 — MLAIKVPKREAESIKRKLKKLKLYDGKRRPKRENDFILLPVIDDPRAYELGYDVLPVELPLRPERQIYKNLESVLAERLTTEELKYLRRYDVIGDIAVIQIPPELEHRADDIVWGLRKVHPFIRVVAKKGFHEGAFRIRDYSIIWGEKRLTTAHKENGVEIKVDLSRAFFNPRMKGERYRLAQLVKDGERVLIPFAGVLPYALVIAHYRKVKITAVELNEEAYRLGLENIELNRKRLKGEIEFIHGDAFEVLPKLPTFDRVISPTPRGVDALALTLSKAERWLHYYDFVHEEKIPEFRERIVDECRKQGKECRVRIKKVSDFKPHVFKVCADIELKGEE; from the coding sequence ATGCTGGCGATAAAAGTCCCGAAGAGGGAAGCCGAGTCAATAAAGAGGAAGCTCAAAAAGCTCAAACTCTACGACGGGAAGAGACGACCGAAGAGGGAAAATGATTTCATTCTACTTCCGGTCATAGATGATCCGCGTGCTTACGAGTTGGGATACGATGTTCTGCCCGTAGAACTTCCCCTGAGACCTGAGAGACAGATATACAAAAACCTTGAGAGCGTTCTAGCGGAGAGGCTAACGACTGAGGAGCTGAAGTACCTGAGGCGCTATGATGTTATCGGGGATATAGCAGTCATCCAAATCCCTCCCGAGCTTGAGCACAGGGCAGATGACATCGTCTGGGGGCTGAGGAAAGTCCACCCGTTCATCAGAGTCGTTGCAAAAAAGGGCTTCCACGAGGGGGCGTTCAGAATAAGAGACTACTCTATAATCTGGGGCGAGAAGAGACTGACAACTGCCCACAAAGAGAACGGCGTAGAGATAAAGGTAGATCTGAGCAGGGCCTTCTTCAACCCGAGGATGAAGGGCGAGCGGTACAGGTTAGCTCAACTCGTAAAAGACGGCGAACGGGTTCTGATACCCTTCGCTGGAGTCCTGCCATATGCCCTCGTGATAGCCCACTATAGGAAAGTCAAAATCACGGCCGTTGAGCTGAACGAAGAGGCCTACCGGCTGGGGCTGGAGAACATCGAGCTGAACAGGAAGAGACTAAAGGGAGAGATAGAGTTCATACACGGCGATGCCTTCGAGGTTCTTCCAAAGTTACCTACATTTGACAGAGTGATAAGCCCAACACCAAGGGGCGTTGATGCCCTAGCCCTAACCCTCAGCAAAGCAGAAAGGTGGCTCCACTACTACGACTTTGTCCATGAGGAGAAAATACCGGAGTTCAGGGAGAGAATCGTCGATGAGTGCAGAAAACAGGGAAAAGAGTGCAGGGTCAGGATAAAGAAGGTCAGCGACTTCAAGCCGCATGTGTTCAAGGTTTGTGCCGATATTGAATTAAAAGGTGAGGAGTAG